Proteins from one Rhizobium sp. BT04 genomic window:
- a CDS encoding GntR family transcriptional regulator codes for MRQASETEVLAVPAAPEIGRLRRITTAGAIYERLHANIVSLRMPPGMLLQEKRIADDFGVSRTPVREALLRLSEGGLVDIYPQSGTVVSRVPVSAIPEAVVVRKALEGTTVETAALIATAADIARLDAIIARQRSYAATGNTSSFHEEDEAFHEAIAQISGYPGIWTILKTVKVQIDRARRLTLPVLARMDNVVHEHLIIRDALAAHDASAARNAMIHHLSAVIPDVDELRSRYPDYFC; via the coding sequence ATGCGGCAGGCATCAGAAACCGAAGTTTTGGCCGTCCCGGCCGCGCCAGAGATTGGCAGGCTGCGTCGTATCACCACGGCCGGCGCCATCTATGAACGCCTGCATGCCAATATCGTGTCGCTGCGGATGCCGCCTGGCATGTTGCTGCAGGAAAAGCGTATCGCCGACGATTTCGGCGTCAGCCGCACGCCGGTGCGTGAGGCGCTGCTGAGGCTTTCCGAAGGCGGTCTGGTCGACATTTACCCGCAGTCGGGCACCGTCGTGTCGCGTGTGCCGGTTTCTGCGATCCCCGAGGCGGTCGTCGTGCGCAAAGCGCTCGAAGGCACGACCGTCGAGACTGCAGCTCTGATCGCCACCGCTGCAGATATTGCGCGTCTCGATGCCATCATCGCCCGCCAGCGGTCGTATGCCGCGACCGGCAATACCTCGAGCTTCCATGAGGAAGACGAGGCCTTTCACGAGGCGATCGCACAGATATCGGGCTATCCCGGAATCTGGACGATTCTGAAAACGGTCAAGGTGCAGATCGACCGGGCGCGGCGGCTGACGCTGCCGGTGCTGGCGCGGATGGACAATGTGGTGCACGAACACCTGATCATCCGCGATGCGCTCGCCGCCCATGATGCGTCGGCAGCCCGTAACGCGATGATCCATCACTTGAGCGCCGTCATTCCCGATGTCGACGAGCTGCGCTCGCGCTACCCCGATTATTTCTGCTGA
- a CDS encoding nucleoside-diphosphate sugar epimerase/dehydratase: MPENSPSEIRRSGRFLVPMQALVAPLLAMPRFAKRALALLVDSSFCVLTIWLAYCFRLNEWTVLTGVQWLPVFVSLCMALPIFIVMGMYRAIFRYANMAAFITVLKAIAIYGFAFMTIFTALSVPGVPRTVGILQPFLLLIAIGLSRLSIRYWLGDAYQRILHKNMLAKVLIYGAGTAGRQLAGALINSAELNVVGYLDDDPRLKGGVMGGLPIYDPSDLPVLAEALGVHNVLLALPSVSRQRRNEILEHIRKARVNVRTLPDLTALAQGRVAVSDIRELEIEDLLGREAVAPRQELLDKAMRNKVVMVTGAGGSIGGELCRQILRNEPSSLILLDQNEFALYNIHAELRKLAELYEHENLQIVPILCSVRDQDRMEHIMQSWRPQTLYHAAAYKHVPLVEHNAVEGIKNNVMGTLVTARAAHKCGVSNFVLISTDKAVRPTNVMGASKRLAEMVLQALAAELTTDRMRTNFSMVRFGNVLGSSGSVVPLFRQQIKDGGPVTLTHPDITRYFMTISEASQLVIQAGAMAEGGDVFLLDMGEPVRIADLARKMVELSGLAVRDDNNPDGDIELSVTGLRPGEKLYEELLIGDNPETTEHPRIMKAREDFLFWPELLKKLNALNAALDRNDMIAARATLAELVSGYSSTGEVSDLAFTGAETNTAA, from the coding sequence ATGCCTGAAAATTCTCCCTCTGAGATACGGCGCTCAGGACGGTTCTTAGTGCCGATGCAAGCGCTCGTCGCCCCTCTGCTGGCGATGCCGAGGTTTGCCAAACGTGCTCTGGCTTTGCTGGTGGATTCCAGCTTTTGTGTTCTGACGATCTGGCTGGCCTATTGCTTCCGCTTGAACGAATGGACGGTGCTGACCGGCGTCCAGTGGCTGCCGGTCTTCGTTTCGCTCTGTATGGCCCTTCCCATCTTCATCGTCATGGGCATGTATCGGGCGATCTTCCGCTATGCCAATATGGCTGCTTTCATTACTGTTCTGAAGGCGATTGCGATCTACGGCTTCGCCTTCATGACGATATTTACGGCGCTCAGCGTCCCGGGTGTTCCGAGAACCGTCGGCATCCTCCAGCCCTTTCTGCTGTTGATTGCGATCGGGCTGTCGAGGTTGAGTATCCGCTACTGGCTCGGGGATGCCTACCAGCGCATCCTTCACAAGAATATGCTCGCCAAGGTGCTGATCTATGGGGCAGGGACGGCCGGGCGGCAACTGGCCGGCGCCTTGATCAACAGTGCCGAACTCAATGTCGTCGGCTATCTGGATGATGATCCACGCCTCAAGGGCGGTGTCATGGGTGGCTTGCCGATCTACGACCCCTCGGATCTTCCGGTGCTCGCCGAGGCTCTTGGCGTGCACAATGTGCTGCTTGCTCTTCCATCGGTATCGCGGCAGCGGCGCAACGAAATCCTGGAACATATCCGCAAAGCCAGGGTGAATGTTCGCACATTGCCGGATCTCACGGCGCTCGCTCAGGGACGTGTCGCCGTTTCCGACATTCGTGAGCTGGAGATTGAAGATCTGCTGGGCAGGGAAGCGGTCGCGCCGCGGCAGGAGCTGCTCGACAAGGCAATGCGCAACAAGGTGGTGATGGTCACAGGTGCCGGCGGTTCGATCGGCGGCGAGTTATGCCGGCAGATTCTGCGCAACGAGCCTTCCAGTCTGATCCTCCTCGATCAGAACGAGTTTGCGCTTTACAATATCCATGCCGAATTGCGGAAGCTCGCCGAACTGTACGAACATGAAAATCTGCAGATCGTACCGATCCTCTGTTCCGTCCGCGATCAGGATCGCATGGAGCATATCATGCAGAGCTGGCGACCGCAGACGCTCTATCATGCCGCCGCCTACAAGCATGTGCCCCTTGTTGAACATAATGCCGTGGAAGGCATCAAGAACAATGTCATGGGTACGCTGGTCACCGCCCGCGCGGCGCATAAATGCGGCGTCTCGAATTTCGTGCTGATCAGCACGGACAAGGCTGTGCGACCGACGAATGTGATGGGCGCCAGCAAGAGGCTGGCGGAGATGGTTCTGCAGGCGCTCGCAGCAGAACTGACGACCGACAGAATGCGAACGAATTTTTCCATGGTCCGCTTCGGAAACGTCCTCGGCTCCTCCGGATCCGTCGTGCCGCTTTTCAGGCAACAGATCAAGGATGGTGGCCCCGTTACGCTGACGCATCCTGACATAACCCGCTATTTCATGACCATTTCGGAAGCCTCGCAGCTCGTCATACAGGCCGGCGCGATGGCCGAGGGCGGCGATGTTTTCCTGCTCGACATGGGAGAACCCGTTCGCATCGCAGATCTCGCCCGCAAGATGGTCGAGCTTTCCGGGTTGGCCGTCCGCGATGACAACAATCCCGACGGCGATATAGAGCTTTCCGTCACCGGTCTGAGGCCCGGCGAGAAGCTCTATGAAGAACTGCTGATCGGAGACAATCCGGAAACAACCGAACATCCCCGGATCATGAAGGCGCGTGAGGATTTCCTGTTCTGGCCGGAGCTTTTGAAAAAGCTCAACGCTCTCAATGCGGCATTGGACCGGAACGATATGATCGCCGCACGTGCGACGTTGGCGGAGCTTGTTTCCGGCTATTCGTCAACGGGTGAGGTCTCGGATCTGGCTTTCACCGGCGCCGAAACCAATACGGCCGCTTGA
- the repB gene encoding plasmid partitioning protein RepB has protein sequence MARKNLLSGLMDDSKKFTAVNSEDEAVHRDEKQQITYKGIGALGAVTRSIDALAAKADAAKAIEEKLATGETVIDLDPALIEDSFVMDRLAHTDEQFRELVEAIRLRGQDSPILVRPHPEKDGRYQIAFGHRRARAAKELGRSVRAVVKKLDDRDHVIAQGQENSARADLSFIERTMFADKLDRLGFDRETIMSALSADKTTVSKMLSVTKRIPAEVLTAIGAAKTTGRDRWHDLSVKFETENISARAIEFSRSAEFETAEPDARFDMLVAFIGRRQQPASSPAALRPAARAWQRKDGAVKAKIKDDGKQFTIALKAEKASAFGAYIASNLDRLYEAFEKTQDLTKNGDQ, from the coding sequence ATGGCGCGTAAGAATCTCCTTTCCGGCCTGATGGACGATTCCAAGAAGTTTACCGCGGTAAACAGTGAGGACGAAGCCGTCCATAGGGATGAGAAACAGCAGATCACCTATAAAGGGATCGGCGCTCTTGGTGCCGTCACACGCAGTATCGATGCGCTGGCTGCCAAGGCCGATGCGGCCAAAGCGATCGAGGAGAAGCTGGCGACCGGTGAGACGGTGATTGATCTCGACCCTGCCCTGATCGAAGATTCCTTCGTGATGGACCGGCTGGCCCATACCGACGAACAGTTTCGCGAATTGGTCGAGGCGATCCGCCTGCGTGGCCAGGATTCGCCGATCCTCGTTCGCCCGCATCCTGAGAAGGACGGCCGATATCAGATCGCCTTCGGCCACCGTCGCGCCCGCGCCGCCAAGGAACTCGGCAGATCTGTCCGCGCCGTGGTCAAAAAGCTCGACGATCGCGACCACGTCATCGCGCAGGGCCAGGAGAATTCGGCGCGCGCCGATCTCTCTTTCATCGAGAGGACGATGTTCGCCGACAAACTCGACAGGTTGGGTTTCGACCGGGAAACGATCATGTCGGCGCTCAGCGCCGACAAGACGACGGTTTCCAAGATGCTGTCCGTCACCAAGCGGATCCCCGCCGAAGTCCTGACGGCGATCGGTGCGGCAAAGACCACCGGTCGTGACCGTTGGCACGATCTGTCGGTAAAATTCGAGACCGAAAACATTTCCGCTCGGGCGATCGAGTTCAGCAGATCGGCGGAATTCGAGACGGCGGAGCCGGATGCCCGCTTCGATATGCTGGTCGCCTTCATCGGCAGGAGGCAACAGCCGGCGTCATCCCCAGCGGCGCTTCGGCCGGCAGCTCGCGCTTGGCAGCGCAAGGACGGCGCGGTCAAGGCGAAGATCAAGGACGACGGGAAACAGTTCACCATCGCGCTGAAGGCGGAAAAGGCGTCTGCCTTTGGAGCCTATATCGCCAGCAATCTGGATCGCCTCTACGAGGCGTTCGAGAAGACACAGGATTTGACGAAGAACGGAGATCAATAA
- a CDS encoding TetR/AcrR family transcriptional regulator, with the protein MVQNQQIEKRPRGRPQIRCDDDTRGLIVKAANTQFHENGYAAASIATIAQEAGVSTKTLYRLFPTKADLFASVISERIVGFLLALDPATLATADLREGLERMLMAYGMLSLSEDTVTIMRLVIGESDRFPEIATSFYEQAILRTNDLMEDWLRRQVERGLIALDDPHQACGMLRGMMAMEPQRAAILRQEPPPTIEVIQARAKMCANLFLKGCAL; encoded by the coding sequence ATGGTCCAAAATCAACAAATCGAGAAGAGGCCGAGAGGCAGGCCGCAGATACGCTGTGACGACGACACCAGGGGCCTGATCGTCAAGGCTGCGAACACCCAGTTTCACGAGAATGGCTACGCGGCGGCAAGCATCGCCACGATCGCTCAGGAGGCTGGTGTTTCCACAAAGACCCTCTACCGGCTGTTCCCGACCAAGGCCGACCTCTTCGCCAGCGTGATTTCCGAACGTATCGTCGGTTTCCTGCTTGCACTCGACCCGGCAACGCTCGCCACTGCCGATCTCAGGGAAGGATTGGAGCGCATGCTGATGGCCTACGGCATGCTGTCGCTGTCGGAGGATACGGTCACCATCATGCGCCTCGTCATCGGCGAATCAGACCGCTTTCCGGAGATCGCCACGTCCTTCTACGAACAGGCGATCCTGCGCACCAATGACCTGATGGAGGACTGGCTGCGCCGGCAGGTCGAGCGCGGCCTCATTGCGCTCGACGATCCGCATCAAGCCTGCGGCATGCTGCGCGGCATGATGGCCATGGAGCCGCAGCGCGCGGCGATCCTGCGCCAGGAGCCGCCGCCGACGATCGAGGTGATCCAGGCGCGGGCGAAGATGTGCGCCAATCTTTTCCTGAAGGGTTGCGCACTCTGA
- the repC gene encoding plasmid replication protein RepC translates to MESGSVTTPFGRRPMTFGMLASQAAARKIEPGQSIDKWKLYRALCEARPLLGVTDRALAILNALLSFYPKGEISEDNGLVVYPSNAQLSLRAHGMAEQTIRRHLATLIEVGLLIRKDSPNGKRYARKEQGGELREAFGFSLAPLLARAEEIERLAAGVAAERLHLQRLRERLTLCRRDVAKLIEMALEEGAAGDWNRVHLHFRDVVERLPRSPSAEQVAAVLEELEMLREEIINQLEMQVKTQNQSGNAQHSERHIQNSNPDSISELEPSFEPKQGATADDRSAGQVEPIGRRGKNGEGNGHVAAARSASAANGALKSFPLGLVLQACPEIAAYGPQGSVGTWRDLMAAAVVVRSMLGVSPSAYEQACEVMGPENAATVIACVLERAGHINSAGGYLRDLTRRAERGEFAIGPMLMALARINVPHRGKTG, encoded by the coding sequence ATGGAAAGCGGAAGTGTGACGACGCCCTTTGGGCGGCGGCCGATGACGTTTGGCATGTTGGCAAGCCAAGCGGCGGCTCGAAAAATCGAGCCCGGCCAATCAATTGACAAATGGAAGCTCTACCGTGCCCTGTGCGAGGCTAGGCCGCTACTCGGCGTCACCGACCGGGCGCTCGCCATCTTGAACGCCTTGCTGAGCTTTTATCCGAAGGGGGAGATCTCCGAAGACAATGGGCTTGTGGTGTATCCTTCTAACGCACAGCTCTCCTTGCGCGCCCATGGAATGGCAGAACAGACGATCCGCCGCCACCTCGCGACCCTGATCGAAGTGGGGCTGCTGATCCGCAAGGACAGCCCGAACGGCAAGCGTTATGCCCGTAAGGAGCAGGGTGGCGAACTCCGCGAGGCATTCGGTTTCTCGCTGGCGCCGCTGCTTGCGCGTGCCGAGGAGATCGAACGGCTGGCAGCGGGAGTGGCAGCGGAACGATTGCATCTGCAGCGGCTCAGAGAGCGCCTGACGCTTTGCCGGCGCGACGTCGCCAAGCTCATCGAGATGGCATTGGAGGAGGGGGCCGCGGGCGATTGGAACCGGGTCCACCTGCATTTCCGCGATGTTGTCGAGCGGTTGCCGCGGTCACCGTCCGCCGAACAGGTCGCCGCCGTGCTTGAGGAATTGGAGATGCTGCGCGAGGAGATCATCAATCAATTGGAAATGCAGGTTAAAACTCAAAATCAAAGCGGCAATGCCCAACATTCTGAGCGGCACATACAGAATTCAAACCCAGACTCCATCTCTGAACTTGAACCAAGCTTCGAACCGAAGCAGGGCGCAACGGCGGATGATCGATCCGCAGGTCAAGTCGAGCCGATCGGTCGAAGAGGGAAAAATGGAGAGGGGAACGGCCATGTCGCAGCCGCAAGATCTGCCTCCGCTGCCAATGGCGCGCTGAAATCCTTCCCGCTGGGGCTGGTGCTGCAGGCCTGCCCTGAGATCGCTGCCTATGGACCCCAGGGCTCGGTCGGCACTTGGCGTGATCTCATGGCGGCGGCCGTGGTCGTTCGTTCGATGCTCGGCGTCAGCCCGTCGGCCTACGAGCAGGCCTGCGAGGTCATGGGGCCCGAAAATGCTGCCACTGTCATCGCCTGTGTTCTCGAAAGGGCAGGGCACATCAACTCCGCCGGCGGTTATCTCCGCGATCTGACACGCCGTGCCGAAAGAGGAGAATTCGCCATTGGTCCGATGCTGATGGCCCTTGCCCGGATCAATGTGCCGCACAGAGGAAAGACAGGATGA
- a CDS encoding DUF2934 domain-containing protein, translating into MKNPARRKTNETTADAARPEFSSAADGRGQKTARQAANEIDRQNGASPAAPREEEIRKRAYSLWEKEGKPEGQHRHHWTLAEQELDAQERDSRDTGNAPNLAALREASRQHADAFLVKTDLEDADQREASPGGREQR; encoded by the coding sequence ATGAAAAACCCAGCACGACGCAAGACAAACGAAACCACGGCCGACGCCGCCCGGCCGGAATTTTCATCTGCCGCCGACGGGCGCGGACAGAAGACGGCTCGGCAAGCCGCAAACGAAATCGACAGACAGAACGGCGCATCGCCGGCAGCCCCCCGCGAGGAGGAGATCCGGAAAAGAGCATATTCCCTATGGGAAAAGGAAGGTAAGCCAGAAGGCCAGCACCGGCATCATTGGACCTTGGCTGAGCAGGAACTCGATGCGCAAGAACGCGATTCACGCGACACCGGCAATGCTCCAAATCTCGCGGCACTGCGAGAAGCCTCGCGCCAACATGCCGATGCATTCCTCGTCAAAACGGATCTTGAAGATGCCGATCAACGCGAAGCCTCCCCGGGCGGGCGCGAGCAGCGTTGA
- a CDS encoding O-antigen ligase: protein MKYLRQLKMAVLYPDSGAGSALDRNNRIAVFSFAILPGLSPNFNSFILLASMVWGIYCLATGRLALNLSRSDRLVAIGMSIYPLVMIASIFINPPYSEELDWIFRLLPFLSVWLILPRMRQSPDGSLVPLFILGAGIGMIITFLFSLLQIMFLMERAEAGTSNAALLGVIGVLFGGIALLNVQSPKSVEQRIAILGYAAGLGCVLLSGTRSAWLVIPIHIVIFLWYFRKHSFHLSLRSLAITGSLLFAGLIALGSGQILHRIEALQENMASLERSDGEVTSLSARFALYKGAVSAISKDPLTGYGPQNRMASVLAELPDSIRPQLTYSHVHNGFLTAGIDAGIFGIAALSLMLATPVIGAWRKEAGPGRDLAIALALLLVSSYVITGSFGIMFNQKALDPIFAYLVALICVDRGSTGFAPVVHN, encoded by the coding sequence GTGAAATACCTCAGACAACTGAAGATGGCGGTGCTTTATCCCGATAGTGGGGCGGGAAGCGCACTCGATCGAAACAACCGCATAGCGGTCTTTTCCTTTGCAATCCTTCCCGGACTTTCGCCGAACTTTAATTCGTTCATCCTTCTGGCATCGATGGTGTGGGGCATCTACTGTCTGGCGACGGGCCGGCTTGCCTTAAACCTGTCGAGATCCGACCGGCTGGTTGCCATCGGCATGTCTATCTACCCGCTGGTGATGATCGCAAGCATATTCATCAATCCGCCCTACTCCGAAGAACTGGACTGGATATTCCGGCTGCTGCCGTTCCTTTCGGTCTGGCTGATATTGCCGCGAATGCGCCAATCTCCCGATGGCAGCCTGGTGCCGCTGTTTATCCTCGGCGCCGGTATCGGCATGATCATTACCTTCCTCTTTAGTCTGCTGCAGATCATGTTTCTGATGGAGAGGGCAGAGGCCGGAACTTCGAACGCTGCGCTGCTGGGCGTGATAGGCGTTCTTTTCGGCGGTATTGCGCTTCTTAACGTTCAATCACCCAAGAGTGTCGAGCAAAGAATTGCCATATTGGGATATGCCGCCGGTCTGGGCTGCGTCCTGCTTTCCGGAACGCGCTCGGCCTGGCTGGTGATACCCATTCATATCGTCATCTTTCTCTGGTACTTCCGCAAACACAGCTTCCATCTGAGTTTACGCAGCCTCGCCATTACCGGCTCTTTGCTGTTTGCGGGGCTGATTGCCCTCGGCAGCGGCCAAATCCTCCACCGCATCGAGGCGCTGCAGGAAAATATGGCATCGCTCGAACGCAGCGACGGCGAAGTCACGTCGCTGAGTGCACGGTTCGCTCTGTACAAGGGTGCGGTATCAGCGATCAGCAAGGACCCATTGACCGGTTATGGCCCGCAAAACCGGATGGCTTCGGTGCTGGCAGAGCTGCCCGATAGCATAAGGCCACAACTGACCTATTCGCATGTCCACAATGGTTTTCTCACTGCAGGGATCGACGCCGGCATCTTCGGCATTGCAGCGCTTTCGCTAATGCTGGCGACACCCGTGATCGGCGCGTGGAGAAAGGAAGCTGGGCCGGGCCGGGACTTGGCCATTGCGCTCGCTCTTCTGCTCGTCAGCAGCTATGTCATAACGGGCAGCTTTGGCATCATGTTCAATCAGAAGGCCTTGGATCCGATCTTCGCCTATCTCGTCGCCCTTATTTGCGTGGATCGCGGCAGCACAGGCTTTGCGCCCGTTGTTCACAACTGA
- the repA gene encoding plasmid partitioning protein RepA, producing the protein MNMAPQIEKAISDVDQLIIGQAQELSDKLKQHRLEMFPPRALKGLREFQLAEVARFLGVTSGYLRNLSLEGKGVLPQVTPSGRRSYTAEQMEEMRSFLEHNARAGTHYVRHRRGNEHLQVVAVVNFKGGSGKTTSAAHLAQHLALTGHRVLAVDLDPQASLSAIHGFQPEFDVNENETLYAAIRYDDQRRPLREIIRPTNFPNLHLVPGNLELMEFEHETPRVLAQGKAGDYGRVFFARLDEALSSVADDYDVVIIDCPPQLGFLTMSAICGATAVLITVHPQMLDVMSMCQFLQMLGEVLNTLKGAGGDMNLDWLRYLVTRYDPQDGPQTQMVAFMRSMFKNHVLTNPMLRSVAISDAAMTNQTLYEVERSQFTRATYDRAMEAMDAVNNEIGDLIHKAWGRK; encoded by the coding sequence ATGAATATGGCACCGCAGATAGAAAAAGCAATTTCCGATGTCGACCAGTTGATCATTGGTCAGGCACAGGAACTCTCCGACAAGCTGAAGCAGCATCGGCTCGAAATGTTCCCGCCGCGCGCGCTGAAGGGACTGCGGGAGTTTCAGCTTGCCGAAGTGGCGCGGTTTCTCGGCGTTACCAGCGGCTATCTTCGCAATCTGTCACTGGAAGGCAAGGGTGTCCTTCCTCAGGTCACACCATCGGGCCGCCGATCCTATACGGCGGAGCAGATGGAAGAGATGCGCAGCTTTCTGGAGCACAATGCCCGCGCCGGAACACATTACGTGCGTCATCGCCGCGGCAACGAGCATCTGCAGGTCGTCGCCGTCGTCAATTTCAAGGGGGGTAGCGGCAAGACAACGAGTGCCGCGCATCTTGCCCAGCACCTTGCCCTGACCGGTCACCGTGTTCTTGCCGTCGACCTCGACCCGCAGGCGTCCCTCTCTGCCATCCACGGCTTTCAGCCAGAGTTCGACGTCAACGAGAATGAGACGCTCTACGCCGCCATCCGCTATGACGATCAGCGGCGGCCACTCCGAGAGATCATCCGGCCGACGAATTTCCCGAACCTGCATCTGGTGCCGGGCAATCTCGAGCTGATGGAATTCGAACATGAGACGCCGCGCGTGCTTGCTCAAGGCAAGGCAGGCGACTATGGGCGCGTCTTCTTCGCGCGGCTGGACGAGGCGCTGTCCTCGGTCGCCGACGATTACGACGTCGTTATCATCGACTGCCCTCCCCAACTCGGCTTTTTGACGATGAGCGCCATTTGCGGCGCAACGGCGGTTCTGATCACCGTTCATCCCCAGATGCTCGATGTCATGTCGATGTGCCAGTTCCTGCAGATGCTCGGCGAGGTGCTGAATACGCTGAAAGGCGCCGGCGGCGACATGAACCTCGACTGGCTGCGTTATCTCGTGACCCGTTACGATCCGCAGGACGGGCCGCAGACGCAGATGGTCGCCTTCATGCGTTCGATGTTCAAGAACCATGTGCTGACCAATCCGATGTTGCGCAGTGTCGCGATCTCCGATGCGGCGATGACCAATCAGACGCTTTACGAGGTCGAGCGGAGCCAGTTTACCCGCGCCACCTATGACCGTGCCATGGAGGCGATGGATGCCGTCAACAATGAGATCGGCGATCTCATTCACAAGGCCTGGGGGCGGAAATGA
- the uxuA gene encoding mannonate dehydratase encodes MRQGWRWFGPEAPVTLDDVRQTGATNIVSSLHQVPIGRAWTETEVRERQSLIETTPGDRSALVWSVVESIPIPDAVKRKGGEAKAEIEAWIASLEAVAACGIPIVCYNFMPVVDWTRTELDFVTPTGATAMRFDHERFAAFDLFILERPDAAQHYSAEDRERARIVFEAMSDDEIADITRIITSALPGSTTEPLTIPAFREKLVAYSGIDAARLRRHLIEFLEAVTPAAEARGVKLTLHPDDPPRSLFGLPRIASTADDYAALFDAVPSEANGMCYCTGSLGVRADNDLPAIARRFASRIHFAHLRATTREGDGRTFHESAHLEGDVDMVAVLSELVAEDRRRGPEDTIVFRSDHGHRMLDDLDKVVTPGYPAIGRMRGLAELRGILHALGAPPT; translated from the coding sequence ATGCGGCAAGGTTGGAGATGGTTCGGGCCGGAAGCGCCGGTGACGCTGGATGATGTCCGTCAGACGGGCGCGACCAATATCGTCTCTTCGCTGCATCAGGTGCCAATCGGCAGGGCCTGGACGGAAACGGAAGTGCGCGAACGTCAGTCGCTGATCGAGACGACACCCGGCGACCGTTCTGCCCTCGTCTGGTCGGTGGTCGAGAGCATCCCGATTCCCGATGCCGTCAAGCGCAAGGGCGGGGAGGCGAAGGCCGAAATCGAGGCGTGGATCGCCAGTCTCGAAGCGGTCGCCGCCTGCGGCATCCCCATCGTCTGCTATAATTTCATGCCTGTTGTCGACTGGACCCGCACCGAACTCGATTTCGTGACGCCGACGGGTGCAACCGCCATGCGCTTCGATCATGAGCGTTTCGCAGCCTTCGACCTCTTCATTCTGGAGCGGCCGGATGCGGCACAGCACTATTCTGCGGAAGACCGCGAACGCGCGCGTATCGTCTTCGAAGCCATGTCGGACGACGAGATCGCCGACATCACCCGGATCATCACTTCGGCTCTGCCCGGCTCGACCACTGAACCTCTGACCATTCCGGCCTTCCGGGAGAAACTGGTCGCCTATAGCGGCATCGATGCAGCAAGGCTGCGCCGGCATCTGATCGAGTTCCTGGAGGCGGTGACGCCGGCTGCCGAAGCGCGCGGTGTCAAGCTGACGCTGCATCCCGACGATCCGCCGCGTTCGTTGTTCGGCCTGCCGCGCATCGCCTCGACGGCCGATGATTATGCCGCTCTCTTCGATGCGGTGCCGTCGGAGGCGAACGGCATGTGTTATTGCACCGGCAGCCTCGGCGTGCGCGCCGACAACGACCTGCCGGCGATCGCCCGGCGCTTCGCCTCGCGCATCCACTTCGCCCATCTGCGCGCCACGACGCGTGAAGGCGATGGCCGGACGTTCCATGAAAGCGCGCATCTCGAAGGCGACGTCGATATGGTTGCCGTTCTAAGCGAGCTGGTTGCCGAAGACCGCCGCCGCGGCCCCGAAGACACGATCGTCTTCCGCTCGGACCATGGCCACCGCATGCTCGACGATCTCGACAAGGTTGTCACCCCAGGCTACCCGGCCATCGGCCGCATGCGTGGTCTCGCCGAACTCCGCGGCATCCTGCATGCGCTGGGCGCCCCGCCGACCTGA
- a CDS encoding sugar transferase, which produces MGLKRAVDFFLAVVASVILLAPILIVALCVRLTSPGPILYWSKRVGRFNQIFLMPKFRSMRVDTPTVATHLLENPDRFLTPIGSFLRKSSLDELPQLWCILKGKMSFVGPRPALYNQDDLIELRTAHGVDTLLPGLTGWAQINGRDELPIPEKVKFDVEYLERRSFDFDMRILFLTAEKVIRRKGIRH; this is translated from the coding sequence ATGGGTTTGAAACGGGCGGTGGATTTTTTTCTGGCTGTCGTTGCGTCGGTAATCCTGCTCGCTCCCATCCTTATTGTCGCTCTTTGTGTTCGTCTTACCTCGCCGGGACCGATACTCTATTGGTCAAAACGTGTCGGCCGTTTCAACCAGATCTTCCTGATGCCGAAATTCCGCAGCATGCGCGTCGACACGCCGACAGTTGCCACGCATCTGCTCGAAAATCCGGATCGGTTTTTGACCCCCATCGGCTCGTTTCTGCGCAAATCCAGCCTCGACGAACTGCCGCAACTCTGGTGTATCCTCAAGGGGAAAATGAGTTTCGTCGGCCCCCGGCCAGCGCTCTACAATCAGGATGATCTGATAGAGTTGCGGACAGCCCATGGCGTCGATACGCTCCTGCCCGGATTGACGGGGTGGGCGCAGATCAACGGCCGCGACGAGTTGCCGATTCCGGAGAAGGTGAAATTCGACGTCGAATATCTTGAGCGGCGTTCATTCGATTTCGACATGCGCATCCTGTTTCTGACCGCAGAGAAGGTCATACGCCGTAAGGGAATACGGCATTAA